In Candidatus Flexicrinis proximus, the sequence ACCAAGCACAGCATGCGTTGTCGCGGCATCCTCCGGGTTCACCGTCACCGGCTGGACACCCGGTTCGCCGGGGACGAAACTGCGCACCGCCTGATCGGCAAAATCGACCAGAATTGGCCTGACCGCCTGATCTGCCGGTTCGTTGGGGGGACTGTCCCACTCGTTCACGCGGTATTCGGCGCGCAGAAATCCGTCGTCATCGGCCAGCAAATTGAAGATGTCGAAGACGAATACATTCGGACGTCCCTCTAGGTACTCGTCAGAGGTCAGGATTCCGCCCATCCGTGCACGGGCGGCGTTTTCCGGCGTGGTCGAATGGGGAACGAGCGGCGGTGTCGTCCAGGCGACAAACAGCTTATCCGGTATGATCCATCACCTCGCGGATGCTGCGATAGTAACGCTGGTAGGCCGCGAACATGTCGTCATCGGTGACGTCCGAGGTCGGGAAGCAGTTTCGAAGATGATGACGTCATATTGCAGCACGTGGCTGAGGGTGTTGTCGGCGGATCGGTGTACGGCTGGAAGATTTCATACCACCCATCGGGATCGGTATTGTCGCCCGGCACGTCCCAGTTGATGCTCAGAGAGTTGCCCGCCGGATCGGTTAATCCTTCCTCGTTGTAGCCGTGATCCCTGAACACATAGCTCAGATTGGCGAATCCTTCGCGTACACTGCCCTGCTGAATAATCCCTAAACCGGTTGAATGGTGCATGAAAAATGATACCACGGGCGCGCTGTCTTGAGCCGATACTGCACCGATGCCGATCATCAGCAGCGCACTCAGAATCACCAGGACACGCCTGCTCATACGTCCCCAATTGGTGAAAGTAGCGTTACATTCATCATACGCCGATTCGGTAGTGCAGTGAGATTGTCCGCAGCGGGAACAACGACAAAATACGAAGATTTCGAACTGTTGTGCACCCATAGGCACCGAGTTAAGGGAAAGTGCAGGCTAGAAGTTTCCAGTGTTGGAAAGCGAGCGGGTTGGCCCATAGGAGCTAAATCTGACCACGCCCGAAACAGACGGCACTCGGAGAAAACTCAAGAAAGCAGTTGTATATACAACATACTGACCATCGAAAGTGATTCGGCTCGCGGAGGATGAGGTTGCCCCTGACCCACCCCATACTGCTACTGTCAGCGCGGAAGCATGTTGACTCCACGCCGTATTGCGTTTAACCGGACAAACCATGTGGTTAGAACGAAACTGCAGTTTTACAGTTCCACGGGGGATTTCGGTTTTACCGAAATCCTCAGCAGATGTCCTCACACCTGACGCATGCAAATCTGCCTGTCAAAAAGCAAGAAGCCCTTCACGCCCTTCGGACGCACGGGGTCCGTCCGGGGAGGGAGCGGTCCTCCACGTTCCACATCGCACCCGAAGGGCGATGTGGGTGCGCCACGTAGAGGCGCACGGCAGCCCCCACCGGCGCCTGAGGTGGCAAGCTTTTAGCTTGCGGGCTAATGTTGGGAATGTAGGGAGAACCCCACGGCCGGGATTGCGACCGCAGGGTGCTGTGACCAGGCATCGCGCTGCGTGCGCCATTCCCAACATTAGCCGCCTGCCGTCACGCGCACAGCCAACAGACGAGCAGACGTTCGAAGGGGTCTTCTTACGCTGTGTGCCCGGTATGCAGGATAAACGGCATACTTACCCTGCATGCCACCGACATCCGCAGAACCATTAGCTTGCCGTTCCGCGAGAACTTTGGTCGAGCGTTCGCCGATGTCGGGCATGACTGCGCCGTCATAAACCTGTCGCGCTTCGAGCGCCTTAGCCTGCATATGGCGTAGGCATGTGGCATTCACCTCCGGTCAGTAACGGAAGGAGAAGTAACCATGTTCTTTCTGGGAATAGACTGGGCCACCGAGAAGCACGATCTGTGCCTGCTCGACCGCACCGGTGCGATTCTGCACCAGCTAACAATTTCGCAGTCCCATGACGGTTTTCAGCAACTGCAAGCGCTCGTGCAACGCTATGGACAGGAGCATGTGCTTGTGAATATCGAGCGCTCGGATGGCCTTCTGGTCGATTGGATGCTGGAACAAGGCTGGGCGGTCTATGTCACTCCCGCTGTCGTGGCTGCTCATCGCCGTCCACGCCGCTCGAAGTCGGATCCTTCCGACGCCTATTTGCTCGCCTATCTGCTGTACGTCAACGACCCGGACTGCCGTCTGGTGACCCGGTCCAGTCCTTCTGTGCTCTATCTCCGTGAGCTTGCTCGTGCGCTCGACAATACGCTGCTTGACCAGCGCCGCCTGGCCAACCGTCTCCGCTACCTTCTGAACCAGTATTTCCCAGCGGCAACACGCTTGTTCGCACATGTCGAAACACTGATCTGTCTGGCTTTTCTGGAAGCATTTCCCACCCCTCAAGCCGCCCGCAAGCTTTCATGCCGCCTACTGCACCAATTCCTGAAGCGGCAGAAATACACCTTCCTATCTCGCACCGAGGCGATTTATGCACAGCTCCAGCAGCCAATGCCCACGGCCATGTATGCGGAGGGCTACGTTGCGCAAGTGCAGTTCCTCATCCCGCAACTTCGTCAGCTACACCATACCCGTGTCGCTCTGGAGCGCCAGCTTCCCACTGCCTTTGCTAGTCATCCGGAAGCGGCATGGTGGCGCAGCTTTCCGGGAACACGGGGGCCACTCACTCCGGCACGCCTGCTGGCCTGGATTGGCGATGACCGCAACCGGTTTCCGACGGCAGCCGTATTG encodes:
- a CDS encoding transposase — encoded protein: MFFLGIDWATEKHDLCLLDRTGAILHQLTISQSHDGFQQLQALVQRYGQEHVLVNIERSDGLLVDWMLEQGWAVYVTPAVVAAHRRPRRSKSDPSDAYLLAYLLYVNDPDCRLVTRSSPSVLYLRELARALDNTLLDQRRLANRLRYLLNQYFPAATRLFAHVETLICLAFLEAFPTPQAARKLSCRLLHQFLKRQKYTFLSRTEAIYAQLQQPMPTAMYAEGYVAQVQFLIPQLRQLHHTRVALERQLPTAFASHPEAAWWRSFPGTRGPLTPARLLAWIGDDRNRFPTAAVLQAVAGTAPVTRRSGKSMRVEFRRACSHPLRKAMDDFARQSVRYSAWAQEYRTAQLARGHSISRANRALANRWASIIWTLWQRCEMYDEAIHAANRAQLGMPRLKVS